CAGTCTGTCTcaaaaatgtttatttacatATCAGAAAGTTAGACAAACCAGTTGTCAGTTTATTATTTATAAACAATAAACTCCACCTCGCGTGTAAAtccattatttataaataatgactttcATCTCTGGAAgcaaattatttataaataatgactttcGCGTCTGGGAacaaagtcattatttataaataatggaTTTACACGCGAGGTGGAGTTTATTGTTTATAAATAATAAACATTTTTGAAATACTTAgtgaaaacctctcggtgcacagtagagaaccaacaaactcaacccacatatgacgccggatctagAAGtagaacccgggccacattggtgagaggcgagtgctctcaccactgcgccatccctgccgAATAACTGCCCTCTGACAAGGTTCTGCACCCATAGATGTTGAGAGTCGACTCCTTGGTCTTGTCCTGAAATATCTCTTCGGTGAATGAGTGGTGTCGAAATAGATTTTTTAAAGGCACACTGTTCGGTACCTTTGGCCAAGTTGTCGCGATACGAGGCTTTGGATTGAGAAACAAGAGGGATCGTATTATCTCTACCTGCGTTTCCGTTAAACACAACAGCttgctttttttctcttgttgtaGTCCAGACGTTTGACGTAATAATCTTAAAATCTTTCATAATTAATCTGGTTTGTGGCTGGTTTTAAATATCTGCCAGAAAATCTTTGCACCGTCCCCTTCTTTTAGCTAGAAACAGGGGCGTGGCTACCATAAAATTATGTTCGCATACTCACGTGCGTACttggaaaaaatatttaaagatAAATATAAATTTAAGTCACAAATGAATATTGGGAATTATCAACTTTTTACTGGATCACAGATCGTTCCATTTTAGCGAAATTTCAATGAGATCAGTGTAATGTCCTGGTCACAACACGTGACAAGAGATCATGTAATTAGATAGCTCACGCAATACGGGTTAGAGACGTTAGAGAGCGAAACAGCTCACGGTAATGAATCGACACCAGCTCGATGCATCCTCTATTTAAAATGCAAATGGTGTTTATTTAAGCGGTGTTTGCCTACCGATGACGCATAAAAAGGCGTCGAAAGGCTTACAAAATCGAACTTTCAAGCGATATCGAAAACCCTTGATATCTTCTGTTTTTTTCGTCCCAGTCTTGCCCATATAGAAAATCGAAGGAAACTTTGTGGTAACAATTCCATGTTCAAGTACAACAAATGAAAAGTCACTATAGCCATGTCCTGCATTGGACATTTACATGTGGTGAATTATTTGAAGAAAGTCGAGAAATATTGGATGAACTTTGGGAGCAGGGTTGGCTTAGTGGTGAGAGCCCTCGCCTTCCACCATTGTGCACATGTCCCGCATTCGATTCCCAGACCCGATGTCATACTTGGATTGGCTTTGTTTGGTCTCTACTTTGttccgagaggttttttcccGGGTTcttcggttttcccctctcaccaaaagacaacatttgaatttgtcaCAGTGTTCTGCCGcgatttaatttaatttgtgcACGACCCACAAGCTATTCAGTTTTAAACATCATCTTGTgaaaaataaaggttattattatattattattattagatgaagttcagagaaaaatttgttaAATTCAAAGGAATGGTGATTCACAACCGACTGCTGTAAATGGAAGAGCGCACTCACTGTAATTTTCCTGAACGTCGATGTCAATTAATTTGAACTCTTTCGttgcggcaggtacaaaacgcaggccacaggtcacaggtcacaggtcattgttttaccaatacagaaagtatcctaaacatttaTAAacgctaaccttaggcctaaaaacttctgtttaggcctaattaggcccaaGGTTAGCTTTTACGAATGTTTCTCAAATTGAGAGAGGATGTTTAGGTCAGTAACGCTTGATACGGGTTCGGTGTGGATACTGATTTATGGAAAAAgttaatggaaaactctttaaagtgtcatggaacattaaaaaatgcccgaaacgtttgtacattttttaatgttccatGACACTTGAAAGATTTTTCCATTcactttttcctgtttttgtaGTGTCACgtattgttttccaattttgcGATAGTGATGTATGGTATGTGTAGTAATACAAAATTATGAGTATTTATGTCAAATTAAGGCTGATGATGTCTGCATAgcgtaaaggtggatttccactgtcgcgtaatttttacgtgcgtacggacgtaaactttaactggctttacgtgcgtaaatttaaatagaggtgatgtatgaaaagccgcgcgttaaacgtaaaagttgaacctcgctcaacttttacgatTACGCgtgcttttcatacatcacctctattttaatttacgcacgtaaagccagttaaagtttacgtccgtacgcacgtaaaaattacgcgacagtggaaatccaccttaatgCGTTTAATGACAACAATTACAGTTTACTTTTCATTAAGTATACTTGAACACGGAATTAAAAGCAAGTCGATTGTACCCAGTTTCTCTGCGTTGTTGCTCCACGTGAACGGCTGGCGGTCTGGACTTTGCATGGATATTTGAGGATTTCGCGCCTTCTTCCTCCGTTTTCTTTCATCGTCTTTTGCCAGGTTTATCgagtttttgctgttttgtcaAAATAAGGGGTTCCTAGTACGAGAAGGATGAACACTGGACTTCTTGAGGACGATGTAGTGTCAATGGTAGATGTTTTGCAAGAAGATAACGAACTTGAAGAAGAAGCAAGGGCTGTTTTAGGAGATAGCGACGATCAGCATTGTACATATCCTTCTGTGAGTGAGTTAAAATAAAACTTGACGTGCACGTTTGGATGTCTGTTTACCGATTATTATTACCGGGATTGCAGTAATAAGCTTCTCTTTTTGTAGCCATTAGCCACAAAAAGGTGTACATTTATGCTTATTTATTTCTGCTAAAGGGTTATGTGAAGCGACAAGCTCTTTATGCATGTGGAACATGTTTGCCATCAGATTCAGAGCCTGCAGGGGTGTGTTTAGCCTGTTCTCTAGCATGTCACGATGGGCATGTCATATATGAGCTGTACACTAAAAGGTATGACTAAATCATGGCAATGTATTTTTAATATAAAAAGCGAGAGAAGTCATTTTACTTATTGAATTTTACCTGTAAGGCTTTTAGAACACTCGCAGTACAAAGTGCAATCATTATCTTGTTTCAGTGCTTACCATTCAAACCATACTTTTCTCATCTGCTTTGAATTGAAGGTTGTGGTTAAGTGACAGTAGTTTTGTGTCATACCACTCCTAAGAAGTATAAGCCTTTTTATTCTTCATAAGATTTTACCTTTTAGATTCTTCGTGAggcttaacccctcagtgtccgaggggttccccactgatgagtaaaatcgtctggtgttagacagtaaaatctagaagtgtCATGGGTGcacttacggacactgaggggttaaggtTCTTTTGTAGTGCATATTTAACTTTTACAATTAGACCTTATTTTAACGTGTATTTTTACTTATTGAACATAAGTATTTGAAGAATACAAGACAATGATGTACATCAATTATTGAACAGTGTCACTTTTATTATTAGAGATAGCATATTACCTAAGTATTAACAATGAGATATAATGTTTCTCCACAGAAATTTTCGTTGTGATTGTGGGAACAAgaaattttctgatttcaaGTGCAAGTTGTTTGCAGTAAGAGTATATTGTGTGTTGTGATTCACTTGTTACATTATGTGTGGATCACTAAAACTTCCAAGTCGATGCAGTTGCCCAGAGATGTATACAATTTATGTGACTGCTATTGAACAAGTATTATTGTCTgactcataataattatacattgaAGTACAGCATATTGTATAAGAGAGGCACATGCAAGATAATGACATTAGTCCAAACATTCTTGTCAACAGACAAAAGATAAGTCCTACACAACCATTAATTCACTTGTGTTAAAGTGCTAAATCTTCCAGCTCAAGGCAGTTTTTtgtgttttagtatatacttaATTTTCAGAGCATGTACCAACTTCCTACATTTTAAACATTTCCTGCACTTAAACTGCAAACCTCACCTTTCTCTTAAGGCTAATTTTGAATGGTCAGAGCTATCAACAGTACATAATTTCAATAACTTATTACTATGTGAAAAAATTACATAAATGATCCTCTGCCTGCAAATAACAAATGCTAGTTAAGGCAAGAGGAATTACGAGGTTACAGCAGCTTAGCTAAAGTAGAACTACAACTCACACATCAAATAAATGGtaattaaatattaaaataactaaagaaataaattaCGAGTGCCACAATCAATAAAATTAACGTAAGGAACATTTAAGGTACGATGCAATGGATGATTTCCAGATAatcatgaaataaataatagtTACAGCTAAATAATATTGAAAACTTTTAAATAGTACTGCTTTTAATTAgaacaaatttgaaatattaGACTATTAAATTAAGCAAGTTGTATTGATGTAAAAGCACATGAAAAGGAATCAGTTGCTAGAAACTGATTTGTAGGTCACAGCTATGTCTCACCACTTGCCAGTCAGTTAGATGAATCCAAAAAAGTTTCAAACAGTTTTTGTATCAATTAACTTTGTGTGGATAATGAACAACAATAAATGATTTCATTTTCCCATGTGAGCCATGCAGCAGATCATGTAGAAATGGATTGAAGTTCCTTTGGGATTAACTCTTTCTTCGTTTACCTCTTTTTGTGTAGCAAAAAGATGCAGAGAATGCAAAGAACAAGTACAATCAGAACTTCAAAGGAGTTTATTGCACATGTCACAGACCATACCCTGATCTGGAGGATGAGGTACAaattcattgttttttgaagaaaaaagtacttttaatcaatcaatcaatcatgtttattttgccatttaaccacatcaaagaaaatgaaatatgtatatatatatatatatatctttataTCAAATTTCAatagcaaatttgattggtatTTGTTGTGTTCTTCGTCTCAGATTGAAGATGAAATGATTCAGTGTATAATATGCGAGGACTGGTATCACTCCAGGGTAAGAAGGCTTATAATACCCATGTAACAACCAGCTCTCGtgcagttggcctgatagctcaactggtagagcactgcactgacattgcagaggtcaggccTTTCTCTCACTACTATATACTTAAGAACCactcataactgcaaggatcatactCTGAAAATTAATTcagtccgcagttcaaatacatgaatttcatgtatttatACATCACATACGTAGATATTTTGCTGGAGCTCAATTTTTCCCttggtacatttttttttctgtactaGGGCAGAAAATACGATTAAAACTAGTACAAAATATTATGTAACAGTCCAATTTTAATATCTGTAACATTCTAATAAGGGATTTAAAAATTTGGGTAGTGGTTAAGAAAAGGGGGCATAGTATTTTTTTTAGGGAGGGCAGGGATTCTATTGTCTagagagaaaagaaatcaaGGAATGTTAAAGAGAGATTCATCCCTGGCTGAATCTGTTTTTCTCCTACATTCATCCCATATCCTTTCCCCTCCTCATATCCTTGCTGTATTACTTACCCAGCACCCCTTGCCAACTAGGATTTGACCCATCTTCAGTAAACTGACTCACCAGTCCCTCATGTTATCCACTGAGTCACCATGGATTGTGTCGGAAAGTGGTATTTGAATTACACATTCTTGCTGTAGTTCCTGCACAGAACTTACCAATTCAGACTTAGGCAAAGAAATTAGCGTCAAGCAATCAAAGAATGTGTATCTAAAGAAGCATTCTACTCTTCATTGAAGATGAGTTTTATGACTCAGCCAAACAGTTCCTAAAAAGCCAAGCTGAGAGGGCTGTCAGCGACTCCAATACTACTCATGATGGGACGGAATTAAATGAAGTGGCAAGCAACAGTGCTTGAAAGGAAGACCTGGTCATAGTAAATCCTAACCACTCAGGAAAGAGTTCTTGTACTCAAGAGTCATCTGTACGATGTTCTGACTTTTTCGCACCAAAGAACAGCACATAGAGGAAGAACAAAAGTCGTCAAAATTGATTAAGTACAATTATTCTGAAGTGAATGTACACGGTGTTAACCTATTCATAAGTTTGTGCCAAGTTTATCAAGAACAGAAGACCATTACAAGCTGGTCACTAAACCACTCCAATCCCTAGAATTCCAATCAATGATTGAAATCGACCTGATGGACTTTAGGAATACCCGTTGTGACTGTAAGAACACGCCAACTTGGGCAATAAACATAATCACCACACGAAGTTTGCGAGAGTTTCATCAAAAAATGGCTCGTGAAATATTATCTAACCTCAGAAAGTACTGCTACACCTGCTACGGATTTCCAAAGAGCATGATTGCAGACAATGGGAGAGAGTTCCAAAACAGAAAGTGGAAGATGTTTTGCATTGAAAGTGGCACTGAGTTATCACATGATGCACCCAGAATACCCACAACCTAAGGACTAACTGAAAGAAGTAACCTATCTTGGAAACAAGGCATGCGATCCCTGATAGCACCGCAGACAAAAGCATCAAGAAATAGTGCCAGCACACCAGAGAGGCCTCATACACGAGAGACGTATCATACCACCGAGCAAATAAATTCGCCACTTACAAAGCTGTGTACGAAATAAAATTCCACAGGCAAAAGCTAACACAAAATACAGAAGTCAATCagaagaggaagaggaggaggaggaggaagaggaggaggacAGTGAGGGTGAGGACGAGGACgacaaaaagtaaaagaaaccaaacaaaatgCAACTTAGCGATCATCAATCaaacccaaagaaaaaaacagcccAAGTTCAAAGCATATGATATGGTGCCAGTGAAAATTGACAAAGTTGATGAAACAAGCCCACTATCCCCCACCATGTTACTTGGAAAAATGACCATTATGCAGAAAGTGGTTTTGTGAAAGTAGTGACTCATGTAAATGTAATCGCATAGGCCTGAGGGTAATGAGGGGTTAATTTTActcgtattttcaaagttttcccaaAATATATATGATCAGGCTGAAACATTTAATGTTTTAGCTTGATCATAATTTATATTGTCATCTATTGCTAGGTATTTTAACCAGTGGCATGTGGTTCTGTTTACTAAACTATCGGATAGTACTTAAAAATACATTAACCAGTTCAATGTTCAATGTTGTCTTGTACAGCATGTATAGTGATGcttactgtttttcttttagcACCTTGGTAATCTTCCTCCTGCTGAAGGAGACTTTCAGGAGATGATTTGTGATGATTGTATGACCAAATGCGACTTCCTTCAAGCCTATCTTGCACTTTCAGGTACTGTAATAGAGCAGTTGTTATGGTTGTACTTGAGGAAGAAATAACCTGTAAAATAATTGCTGAATTTTGCGtaaaagcaagaagaaaaaaaatgagagaTTACCAACATTTGAAGCATGAAATAGCAACTTCATGGGCTATTGGAAAGGTGGACATGATACTGCTTGTTATAGGAACTTTTAGAACAATTCAAGtggcttaaaaaaattaatgtgggATTAGACCAGAGCAATTTTAGAAGCCACGTGGCTGGGAACTGCGAGAGTACTGAGAAGAGTCCTTGAGACATGAACAGAACAGCCCTTGGTCACTTGGTTTAAATAACATACTCCCAAGGGAAGTTTCCCGTTAACCATCAAACTAAGAAATAAGAACCGGTATGATCACAGAGGATAGGGAATGCGGAGACAGATATCGTAGGATTTTATCATCAGAGCTGACAGTGTGATTGAATGTTGTCCTAGTGGATGAAAGGAACCGTGAGAGCATAATCATTGATGTGGCTGTGCCTGGAGATTTTAGAGTTGTGGAAAAGGCGAATGACAAGATCAGGAATTGGAGGTAGAAATCAACGAAGTGTGGCACGTAAGGACTGAAGTGATCCCAATCAGTGCCTTACAGGAGCAGAGGTTATTTGGGATCGGTGCACATCTTGAGAAAAGTTCTGTACATCCCATCTAATCCTAGTAATTGTAGGCAAATGGCAGAGGACACCTACCAACAAACGTTGTGAGGCAAACCTGAAGCacgtaataatattattgataatgATGATATTTAGTGATAAAAAAACCCAACTAATTCATCTTCTTTTCGCAAAAAGTGGTaggaaaaaagaataaaaactaTTTATAAAAGGTCATATAAAAATCGCGATATCTTCCAAACACATAAATCGGATAGTACTTAAAGAAACCTATTTACACTAATTAAAAATGCGTAGGAAAAAGTACTGGGAAAAAAGATAAGAAAATGTAAACagacaaaacaatttaaaacgtatGAATCCCAAATGTCTACATCTTTGAAAACCATGTTCAGGAGCTCTGCTTCGAGATCCCGGAGCTTGTCTCTGAATTGCTTGTCTCTGAATTACAAATCCACGCCTTATGCAAATCATAgcatgatgatgacgacgatgatgatgatgatgatgacaataataataataataataataataataataataataataatgcctataataataatgataataataatagcacactgaaagtgatgtcttgaggatagaacagagtaaACTGAGACATTTATTTAtagattagatgttatgtacatactttactagctatagagttgttagccttagggccgcctgggttacgttcgacgccccaggctggctggatagggatccatatggcatccatacgtcctCACTGTCAtaatagaaataaataaatgatatgAACATGCACATGAAGGATCACTTGAAAATGAGAATTGCTTTGGGACATGAACATTCAACATCTTTGAAGCAACGGAAGCTGACATTGTACTTGCTGAGAAAAAGGAGTAGAAGTGTTCAATTATTGGTAGTGCAGAACCGGCAGATGTTAGATGtagcgaaaagaaaattgagaaagTAGAGAAATACCAGGGCCTCAAAAGAGAAATTGTTAGGAGCTGGCAGATGAGATCGATAAATGTGGTTCCGGTTGTAATTGGTGCGCTTGGCTCTGCAGCAAAAAAGTTTGTAAAATGGTTGGAAAAGATACAAGTTGATGCAAATGTCGATGTAGAGCAAGAAACTACCTTGCTGGGAGCAGTGCGTATCCTTATGAAAGTTTTAGAACAATAAGAGAAAGGAGTAACCTATTGGGCCTTGTTATGGCCCGCCCAATAGCTTTGATGGTACTCGGCAATGACAGCCTGAGCAATGTGTATGCTTTTTTGAGAAGAGATTGGAAGGACAAACCTTTCCATGGGTCGTTTGTCAGGGATGAAGAAGTAATAACTGTTGAAGAATCTTGGAGATGGCTTCGGAATGGATATTCGAAGATAGAAACCAAAAAGAGTGATCAGCGCAGCTCAAGAACAGGTCCCTTAGAACCAACTCAATGAAGTGCTACTTGGGCAAAACTAGTGACTCTCCTTTTTGTAGATTGTGTGGAAAAAGCTCATAGAGTGCACGTGTTGCACTTTGTGAGCGGTTGTTCTAATTTAGCTCTGAAGGAGTAGCGCCTTGATAAGGTGGCATTAAGGTTTCACTGGGAATTGAGTAACAAATATGTGGATAGAAATGGTATGAGCACCAGGCCCTGCCAGTGATTGAGAATGATCAGATAAAGCTAGTGTGGGATAGCACTATCTTCACTGACAGACGCGTAACACACAACAGGCCAGACAtaactattgttttgaaagatAGGCACCAGTCGCTAATGGTTGATGTAGCTGTGCCGAATGAGCGGTATATTGTGACGACTGAGGCTATTAAAATAGTCAAATGCTTCATGATGcccacctcaagtaatagacaTGTGAATGCTGATATTTATTTGCAGGTGCCCCAAAACATCCTACATACTTGACTGCTGTGCAGAATCAATTCTTCATTGTTCAATCTTGACCATCTTTGTTctgtcattagggagtttaagaaatgacaacGGCAACAGCATGCTTTTCGGTGTAAAGCATTCGCGTCGTCTGCCAAACGAGGACGTGAAAGTTTCAGTTTTTAGGTTCTGACCACAACGCGagcaacttggaataatcgcaaagcACTTAACCTGACGCAAACGTCTactttaatgtgacgttttcgttaaaGCAGCCGTAGTGGCTTCTTAATTTTTGATGTGATATTCTTTATGGCGTGGGGGATAATCGGCTGCCCCTCCCTCGCGTTGCAATATCTGTGGAAATGACTACATTTTTCATAAACAACGAACAATTGTTCAAAGGGAAGTTCAATTTCTGATCCTGTACAGAGTCAAAACATGCTGGTGTGAAAGCATCGATAAAACAATTATAAGTTTATTGACAAAATAGCGCAAAACTACATGGAATTATTTCTGATTATAATAATTGGTAGTCAATGTACAGTAATTATgttaactattattattgaCTATCAAATCTCAGTTAATTCGCAACACTAGAGTGTTAGCATGTGATGTGGAACttacaaacatttttttattgttgtgtTATTGAAAAAGTTACCCAGAACGATCAGTCATCTTTTGGCACAAGCCAGCAACTTGTCACAAATTCAGAAAAAGAGACAACACCGAAAGTTGAGAAGCCAAGTGAAGCACAAGTGGGGAGAAATGTAGATAGAAAGGAAATCAAGAGTGCTGACGCAAACAACAAGCAAGAAGATATGACGGCACAAGAGGTACATGTGTTGCTTAAGTTAGTGTTCCAATAATCTTTCAAATTACTGGCTAAGTTAAAGTCACATCACATCACATAACTGTAGTTTGAACTTTGAAAACGTTCGTACTTTATATGATGATAGATGTACAACCGACAGTATGAAACCttccttttgaaattcacaGTTAATAAGAGTGAATTTCCATCTTAATGCTAAAGGTACATGCCACATGGCATGGTTCTTCCTTTTACGGTAACAAAAATGCGACCATTTATtttcttaaaagaaaacaacagagcGCATTTTTGTGAATGGAGACTATATTTTAGTCGGAAAACGGGAAAAAAGCTGGTTGTAAAGTTGTACGTGTGCAGAGAAACATTTAAGCTTACTGGAATTTCAGTTAAAATTTGTGTTGAATAAAACTTTTATCATGCCAGTGATTtgttataaaattaatgttaggaCTCCAGTGGAACCAGAGTGAACGATTCGCCAAAAGCTCAATCTTCTGATCAGCCAGGGTCTATAACTTCTGCTCGAAAGAAGGACattaaagaagaagaagaagaagaaaaaggagaagaagaagaagaaggagtgAATCCTGAAAAGAAAACCTTTGATTGCAAATTGGCTCAACTTcaagaaaatgttaaaaaagtgGAAAATGAAGCCACTTACTGGCACATTGGCTGGCGATCCGCTCTGTGCAAGTGCAAGCGATGTTTGGTAGGTCGTCTCCGTATGGTGGTGGTTTACAGAACGCCTTTTTTTCAGGATGCAGGATTAATTCATGTCTGACTCTGTAAGGTGTCCCTCTGGGATAACGTGATTTTCTTTGCTTGTGTATCGTAACAGCACTTGGCAAAAAGCTTCTGGTAGCAGAGAAAGTAGGTGGCAATAAAAATGATTACGTTTTATGTTTTGTTGTGCAGTCTTTGTATAGGTCAATGGATTTGATGTTTCTAACAGATGACACAGATACTATCTTGGCGTATGAACAGAGAGGCAGGGAAAATAAACCTACCGTTTCTTCATATGAAAGTGGCATACAGGCCTTGCAGAACATGGGACGTATTCCTCAGGTTGAGGTTATTCAGGGTAGGTCCGAAGAATGCAACAGTATGAAATCACGGTAATAATAGATCTGACTGAGACAGCAACGTTTAAGACGATGATTAGAAGGTATCCCTTTGAGAGACAAATTTATTGCTAACAAGGAAAGCAGGATGAATCATGAGCATGCTTTGGATATTCAACCACAACGAACAATATACAGGAGGTCGTCACCGTACTCGCGCTGTTTGTGAAAGGCGAACTCGTGATCTCTCGGTCCTTGTAATCACACTCTGAAGATCGCTTCAATTCACTCccattcatttttttgtcaTGCGCTCAGTCTTCAATTCAtttcttttattgattttaATTTGTCAGTGGTTATTGATTGATTTACCCATGCGTATAGTTGCGCCCTTGTGTACTAAATAGCTGGGTAGAATTTTagttaattttaaaaataaaggCGAACGATTCAGTGTAGTTAAATTGATATAACCTATTTGTTAAGTCAAACCTTAATGGCATCTCAGGACTTGAAACTGTGTAAACTTTGAACAGGAGTTCTCGTCTATTGAATAGAGTATGTTGAATCACTCCGGAAAACTGGTGAATCACACGTCAAAAACAAAGGCAATTGTTAGTCATTGAAACTTATaagattgtttttatttcagaatACAACGATATGAAAAGTGAACTTACAGAATATTTGAGGGAATTTGTTGCTCAAGGAAAGGTATCGGTTACTTGTTTGTCTTCCTGCACAAAGCTCCATGTTAAATCTACAGGAACCTATTGAGTCATTTATGGGATAGTGAGTTGTCGAATGGGTGGTGTTTTCTGCACCCACCTTCGAGCCTCGTTCACTTTGGTCTTTCAACACTTTGAGTGATTCGGATCATATGTCTGTTCATGATTTGTTGTATCTTGTTTCGTTTGTTAGGTAGTGAAAGAAGAGGACATACGGAACTTCTTTGACACGTTACAGTCTCGCAAGAGACAGCGAATTGGGAGTGCCAATTCAGTACAGTATAGTTGTCGATAATTTCATGACACAAAATGATGAGTTGTAATTTGATCTCCACGCAGCTAGCTGGCGCGAACGACAGAAACACGCTAACTTAAACTCCAAAGAATGAAAATGTTTATGCCGCAGGTAATGAAACAGTAAATGATGCTGTGCACCGGATCCAGAATTATCCCACTGTCCAGCTCTACGTTAACCGCTTAACTTATTCACCCAACAGCTGCTAACAAATGTAAATAAAGTGAGTTTAGATATTTGAATTTCAG
This genomic window from Acropora muricata isolate sample 2 chromosome 2, ASM3666990v1, whole genome shotgun sequence contains:
- the LOC136890315 gene encoding putative E3 ubiquitin-protein ligase UBR7; translated protein: MNTGLLEDDVVSMVDVLQEDNELEEEARAVLGDSDDQHCTYPSGYVKRQALYACGTCLPSDSEPAGVCLACSLACHDGHVIYELYTKRNFRCDCGNKKFSDFKCKLFAQKDAENAKNKYNQNFKGVYCTCHRPYPDLEDEIEDEMIQCIICEDWYHSRHLGNLPPAEGDFQEMICDDCMTKCDFLQAYLALSVTQNDQSSFGTSQQLVTNSEKETTPKVEKPSEAQVGRNVDRKEIKSADANNKQEDMTAQEDSSGTRVNDSPKAQSSDQPGSITSARKKDIKEEEEEEKGEEEEEGVNPEKKTFDCKLAQLQENVKKVENEATYWHIGWRSALCKCKRCLSLYRSMDLMFLTDDTDTILAYEQRGRENKPTVSSYESGIQALQNMGRIPQVEVIQEYNDMKSELTEYLREFVAQGKVVKEEDIRNFFDTLQSRKRQRIGSANSVQYSCR